One Lycium barbarum isolate Lr01 chromosome 5, ASM1917538v2, whole genome shotgun sequence genomic window carries:
- the LOC132642321 gene encoding protein MIZU-KUSSEI 1-like, with amino-acid sequence MITSYPTATSPITSVDCQKQVRSWRYFRSLMELLIPRCNCIFVEEENDVKKHIPYSKQHNLSPLSSATTITGTIFGSRKGKVNFCIQTNPKSTNPILLLEFAVSTTSLAREMQNGIVRIALESTINDYSSSLSSSLLSMPIWSMYCNGKKVGFAAKRKPTKVDLGVLRQMESIVVGAGITYGKKGVIKRDDDDDDAIMYLRGKFERVHGSNDSESFHLVDPEENMGQELSIFFLRSLS; translated from the coding sequence ATGATAACTTCATATCCTACAGCCACTAGTCCCATAACCTCCGTGGACTGCCAAAAACAAGTGCGTTCATGGAGGTATTTTCGTTCGCTCATGGAACTTCTGATTCCCCGATGCAACTGCATCTTCGTTGAAGAAGAAAATGACGTTAAAAAACACATACCCTACTCCAAACAACACAACTTGTCACCATTATCCTCAGCCACAACCATTACTGGCACAATCTTTGGCTCACGAAAAGGAAAAGTCAACTTTTGCATCCAGACAAACCCTAAATCCACAAACCCTATTCTTCTTCTTGAATTCGCTGTTTCAACCACTTCACTTGCTCGCGAAATGCAAAACGGGATAGTGAGAATCGCGCTGGAGAGTACTATAAATGATTACTCTTCTTCTTTGTCGTCGTCTCTTTTGTCTATGCCAATTTGGAGTATGTATTGTAATGGAAAGAAAGTAGGGTTTGCAGCTAAAAGAAAACCTACAAAAGTTGATTTGGGAGTTTTGAGACAAATGGAGTCAATAGTTGTTGGAGCTGGAATCACTTATGGGAAAAAAGGAGTTATAAaaagagatgatgatgatgatgatgctattaTGTATCTAAGAGGAAAATTTGAAAGGGTTCATGGATCTAATGATTCAGAGTCCTTCCATTTGGTTGATCCTGAAGAAAATATGGGGCAAGAGCTAAGCATTTTCTTTCTACGCTCTCTTAGTTAA